Within Burkholderia contaminans, the genomic segment CAGTTCAGCGCAACATCCACGGCCGCGACTTTGTCGTCGGGGATATCCACGGCCATTTCACGCGTCTCGAGGCCGCTCTCCAGCAGGTCGATTTCGATCGATCCGTCGATCGCTTGTTCTCCGTTGGGGACCTGGTCGATCGCGGGCCGGAATCGAGCCGCGTCCTCGACTACCTCAAGCGGCCCTGGCTTGTTGCGGTGCGTGGGAACCATGAAGACATGGCGATCCGTCATCCGAACGGCCACCGCGACACGGAGGCTTACCGCGACAACGGCGGAGGATGGTTGATCGAAAGCCCGATGGAAATCCAGCTCGAAGTCGCCGCGGCCCTTTCCGCTCTTCCCATCGCAGTCAGCATCGATACGCTAGCGGGGAAGATCGGGATCGTTCACGCTGACTGCCCGACCCAGAGCTGGGAGGAGTTCACGAGTCGACTCGAAGATCCCCTTCTCTCGAACAGCGAGCTCAAGCGCCTTCTGCGCGGAGCACTTTGGTCGCGCGAACGAATTGAATGGGATGACCAACGACCCGTCGAGGATGTAACCGCAGTCATCGTTGGCCATACCCCCGTTCCGAGCAGTAGATGCATCGCCAACGTCTACTACACCGACACCGGCGTCTGCTACCCCAATTTGAACAAGCTCACCCTGTTTCAGTTGTCGCCCGACGCGGAAACGGTCATCCGAGAGGCAGCAACCGCTTAGACAAACCGACGGAGAGTACGCCAGATGGCACAGACAACACCCCACGACCAAACCGGCTTGGCCGCGATGCCAGCGCAACACCGTAAGTCCATTCAGAAGGCAGCCGAAGTTCTTTCGATCTTCACTGGTCACGACAGCTACGCGAACTTGCGCCACAAGTACGGGAACGATTGGTGGGAGCCGGTCAACAAGATCGAGGCGGACCTCCGAGACATCCTCACCGGATCAAGGGATGCGCCACAAGTGACGGAGGTAGCCGACGATGTCGCAGCTATCGCCCGGGCTCGCGAAGCCGCTTTCATGGAAGCAGCCAGCGTCGACGCCAAGGTACTTGTGTTGCTCATGTCGTCCGGAAAGGTCAGCCGCCAGGACGTCAATCAGGCGCTTGCCGCAGTCGCCGCGATTCACAACGACGAGGCCTCGACGCCCGCCCACGTGCCAGCCGTCGCCAATGCGATGACGAGGATCCACCAAGTATGGGTCGAAGCAACGACGTCGTGGCGGGATGTGGACCCAACCTACTATTCCGAACGCCTGCCAAGCAACCGCCGTATCGTTTATGCGTTCCCCGGGAAGACGCGCGGCCCCGAGGCAGTGATCTGGAAGACCACTCATCGTGCCGTTTGCGTTCCGATTACGGAAGATCGTGAAATCGCTTGCCAGTGGCGGGCCGCGGGATACGGCGTAATCGAGTACACCGCTCAATCGACCCTGGAGGCGCTCGCGCTACCCGCCACCAAGAAGGCCCAATCCGCCACCTCAAATGGCATTGGCGGCTCCGGAGACAACTCCCACTAAGAGAAGCGAGGCACTGAATGACCGTACGAACCAACAAGATCAAGAACATCCCGCCGCCCGGGAAGAAGCTGATTCGCGACTGGAT encodes:
- a CDS encoding metallophosphoesterase gives rise to the protein MSTLVQTVQRNIHGRDFVVGDIHGHFTRLEAALQQVDFDRSVDRLFSVGDLVDRGPESSRVLDYLKRPWLVAVRGNHEDMAIRHPNGHRDTEAYRDNGGGWLIESPMEIQLEVAAALSALPIAVSIDTLAGKIGIVHADCPTQSWEEFTSRLEDPLLSNSELKRLLRGALWSRERIEWDDQRPVEDVTAVIVGHTPVPSSRCIANVYYTDTGVCYPNLNKLTLFQLSPDAETVIREAATA